The Deinococcus sonorensis KR-87 genome includes a window with the following:
- a CDS encoding phytoene/squalene synthase family protein, which translates to MLHCRELTRQHSKTFYFGSRFFPLQQRQAVWAVYAACRCGDDIVDEPGGGAAALSQWWARVQSALAGRLAFGAAGPDPVDVALGWAARHYPIPESAFRELYLGLRMDLEGHRYGTLSELELYCRRVAGVVGFMIAPICGYHGGEQTLQHAVRLGQAMQLTNILRDVGEDLGRGRIYLPADLMAEFGVTVQMLHAGQVTPEYRRLMQHLTQLARQWYAEGRAGLPCLHGSGRLAVAAAARAYEGILDALERNGYDNFSRRAQVSGPRKLLMLPQAWWELRLS; encoded by the coding sequence ATGCTGCACTGCCGGGAATTGACCCGCCAGCACTCCAAGACCTTCTACTTCGGCTCGCGCTTCTTTCCGCTGCAGCAGCGGCAGGCGGTCTGGGCGGTGTACGCGGCCTGCCGCTGCGGCGACGACATCGTGGATGAGCCGGGCGGAGGTGCCGCCGCGCTGAGTCAGTGGTGGGCGCGGGTGCAGTCGGCGCTGGCCGGTCGGCTGGCGTTCGGAGCGGCCGGCCCCGACCCGGTGGACGTGGCGCTCGGCTGGGCGGCCCGCCACTACCCGATTCCGGAAAGTGCCTTCCGCGAGCTGTACCTGGGCCTGCGGATGGACCTGGAGGGCCACCGCTACGGCACACTGTCGGAGCTGGAGCTGTACTGCCGCCGGGTGGCGGGCGTGGTGGGCTTCATGATCGCGCCGATCTGCGGCTACCACGGCGGCGAGCAGACCCTGCAGCACGCCGTGCGGCTGGGTCAGGCGATGCAGCTGACCAACATCCTGCGTGACGTGGGCGAGGACCTGGGGCGCGGCCGCATCTACCTGCCGGCCGACCTGATGGCCGAGTTCGGGGTGACGGTGCAGATGCTGCACGCCGGGCAGGTGACGCCCGAATACCGCCGCCTGATGCAGCACCTGACGCAGCTGGCCCGCCAGTGGTACGCCGAGGGCCGCGCCGGCCTGCCGTGCCTGCACGGGTCTGGGCGGCTGGCGGTGGCGGCGGCCGCCCGCGCCTACGAGGGCATTCTGGACGCGCTGGAGCGCAACGGTTACGACAACTTCAGCCGCCGCGCCCAGGTGAGCGGCCCGCGCAAGCTGCTGATGCTGCCGCAGGCGTGGTGGGAACTGCGGCTGAGTTAG
- a CDS encoding polysaccharide deacetylase family protein, whose amino-acid sequence MGRGRRACLLLTLMLLGMWPGSRAAPHIHLDPGRTEPPTLPGQLQPLAPGTLTAPRLPTLTLTPPLPGVVKVEYLSNGHIEVAGAILTLGAPERPEVRARVLALATRVLAARPSLSEVDLSVYDRSSYGGFGGPLPLLTASVPRARLNDFLAWTQGRGAYDRVWLNPVSLPAPPRQLSEPVRELSVNFLGSLADRAADAVHHTTAKVLGGVQGGLLYHGLPLTRLAALTFDDAPHPIFEPLLLDLLQRSGIHATFFVIGRNARAYPYFVQDMISQGHEVGNHTYHHVRLPPLSAAQAALEMQQASLVIRSITGQPVRYFRPPGGDYTPATLRAASQQGLTTVFWTDDPGDFQNPGEAVLQRRYLRHLGRGGIVLLHDNAPEMLQVLPAFLQLARQRRVVLGTVGQLVGEPPAPYPAGSPR is encoded by the coding sequence GTGGGTAGAGGCCGCCGCGCCTGTCTGCTGCTGACGCTCATGCTGCTGGGGATGTGGCCCGGCAGCCGGGCGGCCCCGCACATCCACCTGGACCCGGGCCGGACTGAGCCGCCCACCCTGCCGGGTCAGCTGCAGCCGCTGGCGCCCGGGACCCTGACCGCTCCCCGGTTGCCGACCCTGACGCTCACGCCCCCCCTGCCGGGCGTGGTCAAGGTGGAGTACCTCAGCAATGGCCACATCGAGGTGGCGGGCGCCATCCTGACGCTGGGCGCGCCGGAGCGGCCGGAGGTGCGTGCCCGCGTGCTGGCCCTGGCCACCCGCGTGCTGGCCGCGCGGCCCAGCCTGAGCGAGGTGGACCTGAGCGTGTATGACCGGTCCAGCTATGGAGGCTTCGGCGGTCCACTGCCGCTGCTGACCGCCAGCGTGCCGCGCGCCCGCCTGAACGACTTCCTGGCCTGGACCCAGGGCCGCGGCGCATACGACCGGGTGTGGCTGAATCCGGTCAGCCTGCCGGCACCCCCCCGCCAGCTATCCGAACCGGTGCGGGAGCTGAGCGTCAACTTCCTGGGCTCGCTGGCCGACCGCGCCGCCGACGCGGTGCACCACACCACCGCCAAGGTGCTGGGCGGCGTGCAGGGCGGGCTGCTGTACCACGGCCTCCCGCTGACCCGGCTGGCGGCCCTGACCTTCGACGACGCGCCACACCCGATCTTCGAGCCGCTGCTGCTGGACCTGCTGCAAAGATCGGGTATCCACGCCACCTTCTTCGTGATCGGGCGCAATGCCCGCGCCTACCCGTATTTCGTGCAGGACATGATCAGCCAGGGCCACGAGGTGGGCAACCATACCTACCACCACGTTCGGCTGCCGCCACTCAGCGCCGCCCAGGCCGCGCTGGAGATGCAGCAGGCCAGCCTGGTGATCCGCAGCATCACCGGGCAGCCGGTACGCTACTTCCGCCCGCCCGGCGGCGACTACACGCCCGCAACCCTGCGCGCCGCCAGTCAGCAGGGCCTGACCACCGTGTTCTGGACCGACGATCCCGGCGATTTTCAGAATCCGGGTGAGGCGGTTCTGCAGCGCCGGTACCTGCGGCATCTGGGCCGCGGCGGCATCGTGCTGCTGCACGACAATGCCCCGGAGATGCTGCAGGTGCTGCCGGCCTTCCTGCAGCTGGCCCGCCAGCGCCGGGTGGTGCTGGGCACGGTGGGCCAGCTGGTGGGTGAACCGCCGGCTCCGTACCCGGCCGGCTCCCCGCGCTGA
- the metG gene encoding methionine--tRNA ligase, with the protein MTRPQSFYITTAIDYANGAPHIGHVFEKILTDTLARYHRLAGYEVQFLTGTDEHGEKIAKAAAKAGQTPQKFVDDLSLNAFKGLWDRLEISYDDFIRTTEPRHKRYVQDVLQRVYDSGDIYYAEYEGLYSVGAERYVTEKELVNGVYPGDSQPPELRREANYFFRMEKYQAWLLSHLQTHPEFIQPAGYRNEVLEMLREPIGDLSISRPKSRVPWGIELPWDPDHVTYVWFDALLNYLSAPASQGRPELFQHAWHVIGKDILKPHAIFWPTMLKAAGLPLYEKLVVHAHILAEDGRKMGKSLGNAIDPVALLDEYGADTVRYTLLRETSLGADSPYGEGILVARLNADLANDLGNLLSRLSSMIQKYCGGVIPASGAPGERERGIEAAARALPGRVLGLARDLKLNMALEAAMEFVRDLNRYIAESRPWDLAKSPDTATQLHTVLYTAAEGLRVASVALEAAIPAKAAELRAQLGLGGQQYRLEAAWGLTPPGTVLQPGAVLFPKPDPDKLTRNEKPVTDIKQKPEATLPAAPDATPAPKPEVAEISIDDFARIDLRVAEVVAAEAVEKADKLLKLTVRLGDEERVVVSGIRKWFTPEQLVGRRVVVVANLKPVKLRGILSHGMILAAEDEYGNLDVVGPQLELPGGTKVR; encoded by the coding sequence ATGACCAGACCCCAGAGTTTCTACATCACCACCGCGATTGACTACGCCAACGGCGCGCCGCACATCGGGCACGTGTTCGAGAAGATCCTGACCGACACGCTGGCCCGCTACCACCGGCTGGCCGGCTACGAGGTGCAGTTCCTGACCGGGACCGACGAACACGGCGAGAAGATCGCCAAGGCGGCGGCCAAGGCGGGCCAGACCCCCCAGAAGTTCGTGGACGACCTGTCGCTGAACGCCTTCAAGGGCCTGTGGGACCGGCTGGAGATCAGCTACGACGACTTCATCCGCACCACCGAGCCGCGCCACAAGCGCTACGTGCAGGACGTGCTGCAGCGCGTGTATGACAGCGGCGACATCTACTACGCCGAGTACGAGGGCCTGTACAGCGTGGGCGCCGAGCGCTACGTGACCGAGAAGGAACTGGTGAACGGCGTGTACCCCGGCGACAGCCAGCCGCCGGAACTGCGCCGCGAGGCCAACTACTTCTTCCGGATGGAGAAGTATCAGGCGTGGCTGCTCTCTCACCTGCAGACGCACCCGGAGTTCATCCAGCCGGCCGGCTACCGCAACGAGGTGCTGGAGATGCTGCGCGAGCCGATCGGCGACCTGAGCATCAGCCGGCCCAAGTCGCGGGTGCCGTGGGGCATCGAACTGCCCTGGGACCCGGACCACGTGACCTACGTATGGTTCGACGCGCTGCTCAACTACCTCTCGGCGCCCGCCTCGCAGGGCCGCCCGGAGCTGTTTCAGCACGCGTGGCACGTGATCGGCAAGGACATCCTCAAGCCGCACGCCATCTTCTGGCCCACCATGCTGAAGGCCGCCGGCCTGCCGCTCTACGAGAAGCTGGTGGTGCACGCGCACATCCTGGCCGAGGACGGACGCAAGATGGGCAAGAGCCTGGGCAACGCCATTGACCCGGTGGCCCTGCTGGACGAATACGGGGCCGACACGGTGCGCTACACGCTGCTGCGCGAGACCTCCCTGGGCGCCGACAGCCCCTACGGCGAGGGCATCCTGGTGGCCCGCCTGAACGCCGACCTCGCCAACGACCTGGGTAACCTGCTGTCGCGCCTGAGCAGCATGATCCAGAAGTACTGCGGCGGCGTGATTCCGGCGAGCGGCGCGCCGGGCGAGCGCGAGCGCGGCATCGAGGCGGCGGCGCGCGCGCTGCCGGGCCGGGTGCTGGGGCTGGCCCGCGACCTGAAGCTGAACATGGCGCTGGAAGCCGCGATGGAATTCGTGCGCGACCTGAACCGCTACATCGCCGAGAGCCGCCCCTGGGACCTGGCCAAGTCGCCGGACACCGCCACTCAGCTGCACACGGTGCTGTACACCGCCGCCGAGGGGCTGCGGGTGGCCAGCGTGGCGCTGGAGGCGGCCATTCCCGCCAAGGCCGCCGAGCTGCGCGCCCAGCTGGGGCTGGGGGGCCAGCAGTACCGCCTGGAGGCCGCCTGGGGCCTGACCCCGCCCGGCACGGTGCTGCAGCCGGGCGCGGTGCTGTTCCCCAAGCCGGACCCCGACAAACTCACCCGAAACGAGAAGCCCGTGACCGACATCAAACAGAAGCCCGAAGCCACCCTGCCCGCCGCCCCCGACGCCACGCCCGCGCCTAAGCCGGAGGTGGCCGAGATCAGCATCGACGACTTTGCCCGCATTGACCTGCGGGTGGCCGAGGTGGTGGCGGCCGAGGCGGTGGAAAAGGCGGACAAGCTGCTGAAGCTGACCGTGCGGCTGGGCGATGAGGAGCGGGTGGTGGTGAGCGGCATCCGCAAGTGGTTCACGCCGGAGCAGCTGGTGGGCCGCCGGGTGGTGGTGGTGGCCAACCTGAAACCGGTCAAACTGCGCGGCATCCTCTCGCACGGCATGATCCTGGCGGCCGAAGACGAATACGGCAACCTGGACGTGGTGGGGCCACAGCTGGAACTGCCGGGCGGCACCAAGGTCCGCTAG
- a CDS encoding heparan-alpha-glucosaminide N-acetyltransferase domain-containing protein: MSAVSLTPPPTASQTAARPLTGRLSALDAWRGLTVLLMLLVNNVALDYKTPFQLQHAPWGGGLTLTDLVFPWFLFCAGAALPFSLAAARRAGLDGGRLGRKQLERGVLLYLVGALLTSAELRQLNLGLGVLQLIALASLAAGLLSQMLRWEARLGVAALLLVGYDLFLHHYPLTGGQTGTFTADLNAVKALNETLLAPLGLRGLISVVPATALVLLGSAVAQPLKDRLPHTPQRLLALGVALTALGWLWAHHLEFNKAVWTPSYVLYTSGLATLGLLTLWLIGDAQDGRRSRWLSALTIPGRNALFAYVAPILFKLWIFSQWRVNWTGTTLPMQQAVLTLARQHLGLWSGGWVYSLGYVLVVWLALAVLARRGLIWKL; encoded by the coding sequence ATGAGCGCCGTGTCGCTGACCCCTCCCCCGACCGCGTCCCAGACAGCGGCGCGCCCACTGACCGGCCGGCTCTCGGCGCTGGACGCCTGGCGCGGGCTGACGGTGCTGCTGATGCTGCTGGTGAACAACGTCGCGCTCGATTACAAGACCCCGTTTCAGCTGCAGCACGCACCCTGGGGCGGCGGCCTGACCCTGACCGATCTGGTGTTTCCGTGGTTTCTGTTCTGTGCGGGGGCGGCCCTCCCCTTCTCGCTGGCGGCCGCCCGCCGCGCGGGTCTGGACGGTGGGCGGCTGGGCCGCAAACAGCTGGAGCGCGGCGTGCTGCTGTATCTGGTGGGCGCGCTGCTCACCAGCGCCGAACTGCGTCAGCTGAACCTGGGCCTGGGCGTGCTGCAGCTGATCGCCCTGGCGAGCCTGGCGGCGGGGCTGCTCAGCCAGATGCTGCGCTGGGAGGCGCGGCTGGGAGTGGCGGCGCTGCTGCTGGTCGGCTACGACCTGTTCCTGCACCACTATCCACTGACGGGCGGCCAGACCGGCACCTTCACGGCCGACCTGAACGCGGTGAAGGCCCTCAACGAGACGCTGCTGGCCCCGCTGGGACTGCGCGGCCTGATTTCGGTGGTGCCGGCCACCGCCCTGGTGCTGCTGGGCAGCGCGGTGGCGCAGCCGCTCAAGGACCGCCTGCCGCACACCCCGCAGCGGCTGCTGGCCCTGGGCGTGGCCCTGACCGCCCTGGGCTGGCTGTGGGCGCATCACCTGGAATTCAACAAGGCGGTCTGGACTCCGTCCTACGTGCTGTACACCAGCGGGCTGGCCACGCTGGGCCTGCTGACGCTGTGGCTGATCGGGGACGCGCAGGACGGGCGTCGATCCCGCTGGCTCAGCGCGCTGACCATTCCGGGCCGCAACGCCCTGTTTGCCTACGTGGCGCCCATCCTGTTCAAGCTGTGGATCTTCAGCCAGTGGCGGGTGAACTGGACCGGCACCACGCTGCCGATGCAGCAGGCGGTGCTGACGCTGGCCCGCCAGCATCTGGGGCTGTGGTCCGGCGGCTGGGTCTACTCGCTCGGGTACGTGCTGGTGGTGTGGCTGGCGCTGGCCGTGCTGGCACGGCGCGGCCTGATCTGGAAGCTCTGA
- a CDS encoding tetratricopeptide repeat protein produces the protein MPKRRFPAPALLLLTLMGPTTLAAAQPGPAFAYGSATFTRFGTESYQLLHQTGTFDQWLADAYTRSGVPLGNASSLSAALDARRKAVLAASGLQRLQLERDTASWAHRFIKKAVPKFSLERGFELANVAGTGERQCLAQSVIIAALLQRAGLQAGAAMVWANPQGQQSNLGHVVTVVRLSSGHDLLVDASDPTPFVQHQGLLLRDAAGIYRFVKPHYASDNSITGYQQADGSGALTPAQTSPLSLSYLRSQFDYYRGERAPGGVLSKSTPEGLQQSVNFLRRSLQDDPHNALASYMLGHAYQKLGQPEQARRQYLQASKLYQQEGHVPAGMQEALKWVNGG, from the coding sequence ATGCCGAAACGACGCTTTCCCGCTCCTGCCCTGCTCCTGCTGACGCTGATGGGCCCCACCACTCTGGCGGCGGCCCAACCGGGCCCGGCCTTCGCCTATGGCAGCGCCACCTTCACCCGCTTCGGCACCGAGTCGTATCAGCTGCTGCACCAGACCGGCACCTTCGACCAGTGGCTGGCCGACGCCTACACCCGCAGCGGGGTGCCGCTGGGCAATGCTTCCAGTCTGAGTGCGGCCCTGGACGCCCGCCGGAAGGCCGTTCTGGCCGCCAGCGGCCTGCAGCGCCTGCAGCTGGAACGCGACACGGCCAGCTGGGCGCACCGATTCATCAAGAAGGCCGTGCCGAAGTTCAGTCTGGAACGCGGCTTCGAACTGGCCAACGTCGCCGGCACCGGAGAGCGGCAGTGTCTGGCGCAGTCGGTGATCATCGCCGCGCTGCTGCAGCGGGCCGGGCTGCAGGCCGGCGCGGCGATGGTGTGGGCCAACCCGCAGGGCCAGCAGAGCAACCTGGGCCACGTGGTCACGGTGGTGCGGCTCAGCAGCGGCCATGATCTGCTGGTGGACGCCAGCGATCCCACGCCCTTCGTGCAGCATCAGGGCCTGCTGCTGCGCGATGCCGCCGGCATCTACCGCTTCGTGAAGCCGCACTATGCCAGCGACAACAGCATCACCGGCTACCAGCAGGCGGACGGCTCAGGCGCCCTGACCCCAGCGCAGACTTCCCCGCTGAGCCTCAGCTACCTGCGCTCGCAGTTTGACTATTACCGGGGCGAGCGCGCGCCGGGCGGCGTGCTGAGCAAGAGCACGCCGGAGGGCCTGCAGCAGAGCGTGAACTTCCTTCGGCGCAGCCTTCAGGACGACCCGCACAACGCGCTGGCCAGCTACATGCTGGGCCACGCCTACCAGAAGCTGGGGCAGCCGGAGCAGGCGCGGCGTCAGTACCTGCAGGCCTCGAAGCTCTACCAGCAGGAAGGCCACGTGCCGGCCGGCATGCAGGAGGCCCTGAAGTGGGTCAACGGTGGGTAG
- a CDS encoding metallophosphoesterase has protein sequence MTVLTVPTPALIALVGAAGSGKTTFAAGHFAADEVYGPEALQSGDPDQDSPTLALRQRLEQGQLTVLDAPHLHAADRKRVVTLARACGVAPVALVLDLPPEVLLARQGASPRPVRSAQVWHQVRELRHGLEHLAQEGFEVVHVLSSRAQANAAQVKRVPPPSVRRGAHGPFDIIGDVHGCRDELVELLTQLGYTVNDMQVTPPQGRTTVFLGDLVDRGPDTPGVLRLVMGMVEAGTALCVAGNHDDKLRRALAGRAVSRTHGLEVSLAQLDREPGPFRTQVRTFLGALPSHYVLDGGRLVVAHAGLPERFQGRDGPRVRAFALYGDTDGTLDAAGQPVRRNWAAQYRGSALVVYGHTPVRHPLWQHHTVNLDTGCVFGGQLSALRYPELQTVSVPARAVYRTPSRPLLDLNG, from the coding sequence ATGACTGTCCTGACCGTGCCGACCCCTGCCCTGATTGCTCTGGTGGGCGCGGCAGGCAGCGGCAAGACCACTTTTGCCGCCGGACATTTCGCAGCGGACGAGGTGTACGGGCCGGAAGCGCTCCAGTCCGGGGACCCAGACCAGGACTCGCCTACCCTGGCGCTGCGGCAGCGGCTGGAGCAGGGCCAGCTCACGGTGCTGGACGCCCCCCACCTGCATGCCGCCGACCGGAAACGGGTGGTGACGTTGGCGAGAGCCTGTGGCGTGGCCCCGGTGGCACTGGTGCTGGACCTGCCGCCCGAGGTGCTGCTGGCCCGGCAGGGCGCGTCGCCGAGGCCGGTCAGGTCAGCGCAGGTGTGGCATCAGGTGCGTGAGCTGCGCCACGGCCTGGAACATCTGGCGCAGGAGGGCTTTGAGGTGGTTCATGTGCTGAGCAGCAGGGCGCAGGCGAATGCAGCCCAGGTCAAGCGGGTCCCACCACCCAGTGTCCGGCGCGGCGCACACGGGCCCTTCGACATCATCGGGGACGTGCACGGCTGCCGGGACGAACTGGTGGAGCTGCTGACCCAGCTCGGGTACACCGTGAACGATATGCAGGTCACGCCACCGCAAGGCCGCACGACCGTCTTCCTGGGCGACCTGGTGGACCGGGGCCCCGACACCCCCGGCGTGCTGCGGCTGGTGATGGGCATGGTGGAGGCGGGCACTGCGCTGTGCGTGGCCGGCAACCACGATGACAAGCTGCGTCGCGCCCTGGCCGGCCGGGCCGTCAGCCGCACGCACGGCCTGGAAGTGAGCCTGGCCCAGCTGGACCGGGAACCTGGACCGTTCCGGACCCAGGTGCGGACGTTCCTGGGTGCCCTGCCCAGTCACTACGTGCTGGACGGCGGGCGGCTGGTGGTGGCCCATGCCGGGCTGCCGGAGCGCTTCCAGGGCCGCGACGGACCACGGGTGCGGGCCTTCGCGCTGTACGGCGACACGGACGGCACCCTGGACGCGGCGGGGCAGCCGGTGCGCCGCAACTGGGCCGCCCAGTACCGGGGCAGCGCCCTGGTCGTCTATGGGCACACCCCAGTACGGCACCCCCTGTGGCAGCACCACACCGTCAATCTGGACACCGGCTGTGTGTTTGGTGGGCAGCTGAGTGCGCTGCGTTATCCAGAACTTCAGACCGTGAGCGTGCCGGCGCGGGCGGTCTACCGCACCCCCTCACGACCCCTGCTGGACCTGAACGGCTGA
- a CDS encoding CAP domain-containing protein — MRKLMLALMLLPLLGGSVFAASAEDQLLTRLNQVRASGVNCPGSGRRPAAGALSPAAAHAQAASQQARYMAGSGVISHTGPGGTTPRVRAASTGINTVSVTEIIYMGSGLDPEAAIAWWLQSPVHCFYMTDARYTTAGASIVRGPRGTAYVMVLTSTPR, encoded by the coding sequence ATGAGAAAGCTGATGCTGGCCTTGATGCTGCTGCCCCTGCTGGGCGGCTCCGTGTTCGCCGCCAGTGCCGAAGACCAGTTGCTCACCCGACTAAATCAGGTGCGGGCCAGCGGGGTCAACTGTCCGGGCAGCGGGCGGCGGCCAGCGGCGGGTGCCTTGAGTCCCGCTGCCGCACACGCCCAGGCAGCCTCGCAGCAGGCCCGCTACATGGCCGGCAGCGGCGTCATCAGTCACACCGGGCCAGGCGGCACCACGCCACGGGTGCGGGCCGCCAGCACCGGGATCAACACGGTGAGCGTGACCGAGATCATCTATATGGGCAGTGGCCTGGACCCGGAGGCGGCCATCGCCTGGTGGCTGCAGTCGCCGGTTCACTGCTTCTACATGACCGACGCGCGGTACACCACCGCCGGAGCCAGCATCGTGCGCGGACCGCGCGGTACCGCCTACGTGATGGTGCTGACCAGCACGCCGCGCTGA
- the crtI gene encoding phytoene desaturase family protein gives MTPSSSFPATRSPVRPKTALIIGAGIGGLALGIRLQSLGFQTTILERLDQPGGRAYQRRTPDGYVFDMGPTVITVPHFIEELFRLQRGRAELGGPDFPEEVRAAERVRSGDSGGPATRRYVRLRPILPFYRIWFDDGTYFDYDGDPESTRRQIQALAPEDLDGYERFHADARDIFERGFLELGYTHFGDVGSMLAVVPDLMRLDAVRTLFGFASKYFQNPKMRQVFSFETLLVGGNPLSVPAIYAMIHFVEKTWGIHYAMGGTGALVRAFVQKFEELGGQMRYGAGVEQILVDGRVPGRRTARGVRLESGEELLTDVVVSNADWAATNLQLLPRSARVVNTDARVRLARQSMSLLVIYFGFQDEGPLDLRHHNIILGPRYEALLREIFGQKVLGQDFSQYLHIPTLTDPSLAPPGHHAAYTLVPVPHNGSGLNWDVEGPRLVARVLEFLEERGYIPNLRARLTHQAYITPDYFQGTLQAHLGNAFGPEPVLVQSAFFRPHNRHEDVGNLYMVGAGAQPGAGTPSVMMSAKMTARLIAEDFGIHPSIVNGVADAVPEPTPA, from the coding sequence ATGACCCCGTCCTCCAGCTTCCCCGCCACCCGTTCCCCCGTCCGGCCCAAGACCGCCCTGATCATCGGGGCGGGCATCGGTGGGCTGGCACTGGGCATCCGGCTGCAGAGCCTCGGCTTCCAGACCACCATTCTTGAACGGCTGGACCAGCCGGGCGGCCGCGCCTACCAGCGCCGCACCCCGGACGGCTACGTCTTCGATATGGGGCCCACCGTCATCACGGTGCCGCACTTCATCGAGGAACTGTTCCGGCTGCAGCGGGGCCGCGCCGAGCTGGGCGGCCCCGATTTCCCGGAGGAGGTGCGCGCCGCTGAGCGCGTCCGGAGCGGCGACAGCGGCGGTCCGGCCACCCGGCGCTACGTGCGGCTGCGCCCGATCCTGCCGTTCTACCGCATCTGGTTCGACGACGGCACCTACTTTGACTACGACGGCGACCCAGAGAGCACCCGCCGTCAGATCCAGGCGCTGGCGCCGGAGGACCTGGACGGCTACGAGCGCTTCCACGCCGACGCCCGCGACATCTTCGAGCGCGGCTTTCTGGAGCTGGGCTACACCCACTTCGGCGACGTGGGCAGCATGCTGGCGGTGGTGCCGGACCTGATGCGCCTGGACGCGGTGCGGACCCTCTTCGGCTTTGCGAGCAAGTACTTCCAGAACCCCAAGATGCGGCAGGTGTTCAGCTTCGAGACGCTGCTGGTGGGCGGCAACCCGTTGTCGGTGCCGGCCATCTACGCGATGATCCATTTCGTGGAAAAGACCTGGGGCATCCACTACGCGATGGGCGGGACCGGGGCGCTGGTGCGGGCCTTCGTGCAGAAGTTCGAGGAGCTGGGCGGGCAGATGCGCTACGGCGCGGGTGTGGAGCAGATTCTGGTGGACGGCCGGGTGCCGGGCCGCCGCACTGCGCGCGGCGTGCGGCTGGAGTCCGGCGAAGAGCTGCTCACCGACGTGGTGGTCAGCAACGCCGACTGGGCCGCCACCAACCTGCAGCTGCTGCCCCGCTCGGCGCGGGTGGTCAACACCGACGCCCGCGTGCGGCTGGCCCGGCAGTCCATGAGCCTGCTGGTGATCTACTTCGGCTTCCAGGACGAGGGGCCGCTGGACCTGCGGCACCACAACATCATCCTGGGGCCGCGCTACGAGGCGCTGCTGCGCGAGATCTTCGGGCAGAAGGTGCTGGGCCAGGACTTCAGCCAGTACCTGCACATCCCCACCCTCACCGACCCCTCGCTGGCCCCGCCCGGCCACCACGCCGCCTATACGCTGGTGCCGGTGCCGCACAACGGCTCGGGCCTCAACTGGGACGTGGAAGGCCCCCGGCTGGTGGCGCGGGTGCTGGAGTTTCTGGAGGAGCGCGGCTACATCCCCAACCTGCGGGCCCGCCTGACCCATCAGGCCTACATCACGCCCGATTACTTCCAGGGCACGCTGCAGGCGCACCTGGGCAACGCCTTCGGGCCGGAGCCGGTGCTGGTGCAGAGCGCCTTCTTCCGCCCGCACAACCGCCACGAGGACGTGGGCAACCTCTACATGGTGGGCGCGGGCGCGCAGCCGGGGGCCGGCACCCCCAGCGTGATGATGAGCGCCAAGATGACGGCCCGCCTGATTGCCGAGGACTTCGGCATCCACCCGAGCATCGTGAACGGGGTGGCGGACGCGGTGCCGGAACCCACCCCCGCCTGA
- a CDS encoding DUF2259 domain-containing protein — MRRLLLALLVLFSLSVHAADRPLLSRYGFSPDARYHLLVSAWVRDGSGFPAARLQITDVRRNVLLVLDELTERTGTPDPERVAARLLARHHSDLARYALLSPVQGEPLFVVAPPAPQSWPPALPQRLTAGTLTFLLSRVALPSGCPAPDPAHPPAGLRLSVNGHPLQADARLPASRRCAGSYQLETGWRLGSAVAVVLRAYQPGFEGPDAWPLVVAGTLPDR, encoded by the coding sequence ATGCGCCGCCTGCTGCTCGCCCTGCTGGTGCTGTTCTCGCTTTCCGTACATGCCGCCGACCGGCCGCTGCTGTCACGCTACGGCTTCAGTCCGGACGCCCGCTATCACCTGCTGGTCAGCGCCTGGGTCCGTGACGGCAGCGGCTTCCCGGCCGCCCGGCTGCAGATCACGGATGTGCGGCGCAACGTGCTGCTGGTGCTGGACGAGCTCACCGAACGCACTGGCACGCCGGACCCGGAGCGGGTGGCCGCGCGGCTGCTGGCCCGCCACCACAGCGACCTGGCGCGCTACGCCCTGCTCAGCCCGGTGCAGGGTGAGCCGCTGTTCGTGGTGGCGCCGCCCGCCCCGCAGTCGTGGCCGCCCGCCTTGCCGCAGCGTCTGACCGCCGGGACCCTGACCTTCCTGCTGAGCCGGGTGGCCCTGCCGTCCGGCTGCCCTGCCCCGGACCCGGCCCACCCACCGGCCGGGCTGCGGCTGAGCGTCAACGGCCATCCCCTGCAGGCCGACGCCCGGCTGCCGGCCAGCCGCCGCTGCGCGGGCAGCTATCAGCTGGAGACCGGCTGGCGCCTGGGCAGCGCCGTGGCCGTGGTGCTGCGCGCCTACCAGCCGGGCTTTGAAGGCCCGGACGCCTGGCCGCTGGTGGTGGCGGGAACGTTGCCGGACCGCTAG